One genomic window of Acidobacteriota bacterium includes the following:
- the wecB gene encoding UDP-N-acetylglucosamine 2-epimerase (non-hydrolyzing), with translation MTKRLARVVGARPQFMQVPTVQRAIEQRGMKHILVHTGQHYDDAMSEAFFRDLDLPKPDINLNAGGLSQGASTGKIMEKLEAWLLTEKPDGVLVDGDTNSTMAAALAAVKLQIPVFHIEAGLRDFDRRRPEEINRIVTDHVATINFTPIPRATLNLSTEGRAHTSCEVGDVLLDCFLHFLPKARSAMREKLDLKPASYDLLTLHRPENTDTVEMERFRSIFSALRTIGRPIIWPVHPRARPILSEFVAAGGDLGSIRLIDPVSYLDMLGLMQGAVRIITDSGGLPREGVWSGKQVVMLFRMDTWHDLIEKRWATIGKTDEASVLAALDAPQSPAREAQAFFGCGQASDRVAEAIANYFEG, from the coding sequence ATGACAAAACGGTTGGCGCGTGTGGTCGGCGCTCGGCCTCAATTTATGCAGGTGCCCACCGTTCAGCGTGCGATTGAGCAGCGCGGCATGAAGCACATTCTCGTGCACACGGGTCAGCACTACGACGACGCGATGAGTGAGGCATTCTTCCGTGACCTTGATCTTCCCAAGCCCGACATCAACCTGAATGCTGGCGGGTTAAGCCAGGGCGCATCAACCGGAAAGATCATGGAAAAGCTCGAAGCTTGGTTGCTGACGGAGAAGCCCGATGGTGTGCTAGTAGACGGCGACACCAACTCGACAATGGCGGCCGCCCTCGCTGCCGTGAAGTTGCAGATTCCTGTTTTTCACATCGAGGCAGGTCTCAGAGATTTCGATAGAAGGCGACCCGAAGAAATAAATCGTATCGTTACAGATCATGTAGCGACAATCAATTTCACTCCGATCCCCCGCGCGACGCTTAATCTCAGCACTGAGGGGCGTGCCCACACCAGCTGCGAAGTGGGCGATGTATTGCTTGACTGTTTTCTGCATTTTCTCCCGAAGGCAAGGAGCGCAATGCGAGAAAAGCTGGACCTCAAGCCAGCCTCCTATGATCTTTTGACGCTTCATCGGCCTGAGAATACCGATACGGTTGAAATGGAGCGGTTCCGGTCGATTTTCTCTGCGCTCAGAACGATCGGTCGGCCGATAATATGGCCTGTCCACCCGCGCGCTCGCCCAATACTGTCGGAGTTTGTCGCCGCCGGCGGCGACTTGGGCTCGATTCGCCTGATCGACCCGGTCAGCTACCTTGATATGTTGGGGCTGATGCAAGGGGCCGTGCGTATCATAACGGATTCAGGAGGCTTGCCACGCGAAGGCGTCTGGTCTGGCAAGCAGGTAGTGATGCTGTTCCGGATGGATACGTGGCACGATCTCATCGAAAAGAGATGGGCAACAATCGGCAAAACCGATGAAGCGTCCGTCTTGGCGGCACTCGACGCGCCACAATCGCCTGCGAGGGAAGCCCAGGCGTTTTTCGGTTGCGGGCAAGCTTCCGACCGTGTAGCGGAAGCAATCGCGAATTATTTCGAAGGTTGA
- the wecB gene encoding UDP-N-acetylglucosamine 2-epimerase (non-hydrolyzing), with protein MKQAQIVTVVGARPQFVKAAPLSRAIRADGRLAESIVHTGQHYDENMSDVFFQELNIPTPKHRLNLGGGGHGKMTGRMIEAVEEILVDEAPEAVVVYGDTNTTLAAAIAAAKLHIPIVHIEAGLRSFNRRMPEEINRILTDHASSLLLCPTSLAMQNLKMEGLSAKAHLVGDIMFDATLHAIETGMRTSDIVDRLGLSPGYAVATLHRSENTDDSSRLRRCVEYISKQADTRKVVLPLHPRTRQRLLDADISLSGIQLTEPLGYVDLHRLLVDADLIITDSGGLQKEAYFHRKPCITLRDETEWIETIECGWNRLWHQNDWQVPRVEISDYGMGDTAQRCVEKIADFLGNGPTEL; from the coding sequence ATGAAACAGGCTCAAATCGTGACTGTCGTAGGGGCGCGTCCCCAGTTCGTAAAGGCGGCGCCGCTGAGCAGAGCCATCAGGGCCGATGGCCGCCTCGCCGAGTCGATTGTGCACACCGGACAGCATTATGATGAAAACATGTCTGATGTTTTTTTTCAGGAACTGAACATTCCGACGCCAAAGCATCGGCTGAACCTTGGCGGAGGTGGACATGGCAAAATGACGGGCCGGATGATTGAGGCTGTTGAAGAAATCCTTGTTGATGAAGCGCCCGAAGCGGTCGTGGTCTATGGCGATACGAACACCACTCTTGCCGCGGCAATCGCCGCGGCCAAACTGCACATTCCAATCGTCCACATCGAAGCTGGACTGAGGTCATTCAATCGACGAATGCCCGAAGAAATCAACCGTATACTGACGGACCATGCAAGTAGCTTGCTGCTGTGTCCCACCTCACTTGCCATGCAAAATCTGAAGATGGAGGGATTGTCGGCCAAGGCGCACCTCGTTGGCGACATTATGTTCGATGCGACACTCCATGCAATCGAAACCGGCATGCGAACATCGGATATTGTCGACCGACTGGGCCTCTCTCCGGGCTATGCAGTAGCTACGCTGCATCGTTCTGAGAACACGGACGACAGTTCAAGACTTCGCCGCTGCGTGGAGTATATTTCAAAACAGGCCGATACTCGAAAAGTCGTTCTTCCGCTGCATCCTCGCACTAGGCAGCGACTGCTCGACGCCGACATTTCCCTGTCCGGCATCCAGCTGACCGAACCGCTCGGTTACGTCGACCTGCATCGACTTCTGGTCGACGCTGATCTGATCATCACTGACAGCGGCGGACTCCAGAAGGAAGCTTATTTCCATAGGAAGCCCTGCATCACATTGCGCGACGAAACAGAATGGATCGAGACGATAGAATGCGGTTGGAATCGCCTGTGGCACCAGAACGACTGGCAGGTACCTCGGGTCGAAATTTCAGACTACGGAATGGGTGACACTGCCCAACGATGTGTTGAAAAGATTGCGGATTTTCTAGGGAATGGCCCGACAGAACTATAA
- a CDS encoding glycosyltransferase, which yields MLDKNWLIDRRIALMIKTMQADGHDFRVLYVQEPEGRWERTPMEVPTVAINLEPEQFAPIGDGLFPTPPHVNEVVQRGRTDPRRKRSQDNLIRSEMLAPGPGRLRRGALLSLRAPEVAIELLPHLSMPAILRAPLGLFYSLLSAVSKLGQATRAPADFLSDPVRSAAGVPLHYWDKSVVRYAEQIWRPDMVVANDFPTLRAALEIKRRIRCPVILDAHELYSYQPNVPHNTAKQIFREERVLVRHLDGLILINQEHRKVVQRDSPFRGKTALCPNATTQPEGFDIRVRYDRIREKAPIPDDHKIMLFQGGINRARRIDFLLQGLAQAKSRKVHQVFLTFGQEVEEFKKHAQDLGISGRVHFLPFVPWDDVLFWAASADCGVMPYQATDQNTAISSPNKMYEFIAAGTPMIGSSDLVNVNKIISEEGFGVSIPLRTVADYANAIDLMFDEALGGPERFRSNLIDKHQKYLWQNEVSGAVELYRGVISRHRKARLRR from the coding sequence ATGCTAGACAAAAACTGGCTGATAGATCGCCGCATTGCATTGATGATTAAGACCATGCAGGCGGACGGGCACGATTTTCGGGTGCTTTACGTTCAGGAACCTGAAGGTCGATGGGAGCGCACCCCAATGGAGGTTCCTACCGTCGCAATCAATCTGGAGCCGGAGCAGTTTGCGCCGATAGGAGATGGATTGTTTCCAACGCCGCCCCACGTCAATGAGGTCGTGCAGCGCGGACGCACGGATCCACGACGAAAGCGAAGCCAAGATAATCTCATAAGATCTGAGATGTTAGCGCCGGGGCCAGGTCGACTGCGCAGAGGCGCCTTGCTTTCCCTTCGGGCGCCTGAGGTCGCAATCGAGTTGCTGCCTCATCTATCCATGCCAGCGATTTTGCGCGCGCCCCTCGGGCTGTTTTATTCTTTGCTGAGCGCGGTCTCAAAGTTGGGACAAGCCACGCGCGCGCCGGCCGATTTTCTCAGCGATCCTGTTCGCTCTGCCGCGGGCGTCCCTCTGCATTATTGGGACAAAAGCGTCGTCCGCTATGCGGAGCAAATCTGGCGGCCGGACATGGTGGTGGCGAATGACTTTCCAACTCTGCGCGCAGCACTTGAAATCAAACGCAGGATACGCTGCCCAGTAATTTTGGATGCACATGAGCTTTATTCTTATCAGCCAAATGTGCCTCACAACACAGCCAAGCAGATTTTCCGAGAAGAGAGAGTTCTCGTCCGTCATCTGGATGGTCTCATCTTGATAAATCAGGAACACAGGAAAGTTGTTCAGCGAGACTCCCCATTTCGGGGAAAGACGGCGCTTTGCCCAAACGCTACCACTCAGCCAGAAGGATTTGATATCCGAGTTCGCTACGATCGGATCCGCGAAAAAGCTCCGATTCCGGATGACCATAAGATAATGCTGTTTCAGGGCGGAATAAACCGCGCTCGCCGAATTGATTTCTTGTTGCAAGGACTTGCGCAGGCGAAGAGTCGCAAGGTCCACCAGGTCTTCCTGACATTCGGACAGGAAGTTGAAGAGTTCAAAAAGCATGCACAGGACTTAGGGATTTCAGGGCGCGTTCATTTTCTGCCTTTCGTGCCCTGGGACGACGTGTTGTTTTGGGCAGCGTCTGCTGATTGCGGTGTAATGCCGTATCAGGCGACAGATCAGAACACGGCGATCTCTTCGCCCAACAAGATGTATGAGTTCATTGCGGCCGGCACGCCAATGATCGGGTCATCCGATCTGGTAAACGTGAACAAGATCATTTCCGAAGAGGGGTTTGGAGTGAGCATTCCTCTGCGTACTGTTGCGGACTATGCAAATGCAATCGATTTGATGTTTG